Proteins found in one Desulfovibrio sp. genomic segment:
- the urtC gene encoding urea ABC transporter permease subunit UrtC produces MATDIFERERLLNAPTRNFLAITALLSLAVVAGSLLPAGSALHVPGYMVTLLGKYLTYSLLALSVDLVWGFMGVLSLGHGAFFALGGYGFGMYLMRQIGARGVYGNANLPDFMVFLNWKELPWFWQGSEYFVVALLLVVLLPGLLAYVFGRLAFGSRVSGVYFSIMSQAMTYALLLAFFRNEMGFGGNNGLTDFKTLLGFELQTDGMRTTLFACSAVALMAGYLLCRAVTASRLGRVCVAVRDAESRVRFIGYRVERYQVAVFTLSAILAGIGGALYVPQVGIINPGEFSPLNSIEIVVCVALGGRGRLYGAVLGAFAVNAFKTWFTAVMPEAWLFALGGMFVLVTIFLPQGLAGLPDQWRNRATRGAMPDSPADSTNEGGAA; encoded by the coding sequence TGCAGGCAGCCTGCTGCCAGCGGGCAGCGCCCTGCACGTGCCGGGCTACATGGTCACCCTGTTGGGCAAATACCTGACATACTCCCTGCTGGCTCTTTCCGTTGATCTGGTCTGGGGTTTTATGGGCGTGCTCAGCCTTGGGCACGGCGCGTTCTTCGCCCTGGGGGGCTACGGCTTCGGCATGTACCTCATGCGGCAGATAGGTGCGCGCGGCGTGTATGGCAATGCTAACCTTCCGGACTTCATGGTTTTTCTGAACTGGAAGGAACTACCATGGTTCTGGCAGGGCAGCGAATATTTTGTGGTGGCACTGCTGCTGGTAGTGCTGCTGCCCGGCCTGCTGGCCTACGTGTTTGGCAGACTGGCCTTTGGCTCGCGGGTTTCGGGCGTGTACTTCTCCATCATGAGTCAAGCCATGACCTATGCCCTCCTGCTGGCCTTTTTCCGCAATGAGATGGGCTTTGGCGGCAACAACGGCCTTACAGATTTCAAGACCCTGCTGGGCTTTGAATTGCAAACAGACGGCATGCGCACAACCCTGTTTGCCTGCTCCGCCGTGGCGCTCATGGCAGGCTACCTCCTGTGCAGGGCCGTCACGGCGTCGCGCCTTGGGCGCGTATGCGTGGCCGTGCGCGATGCGGAAAGCCGCGTGCGCTTTATCGGCTACAGGGTGGAGCGGTATCAGGTGGCGGTGTTCACGCTGTCCGCCATTTTGGCGGGCATCGGCGGCGCTCTGTATGTGCCGCAGGTGGGCATCATCAACCCCGGCGAATTCTCGCCCCTCAACTCCATTGAAATCGTGGTCTGCGTGGCGCTTGGAGGCCGTGGGCGACTCTATGGCGCAGTGCTTGGCGCGTTTGCCGTCAACGCCTTCAAAACGTGGTTTACGGCGGTCATGCCCGAGGCATGGCTGTTTGCCCTTGGCGGCATGTTTGTGCTGGTGACCATCTTCCTGCCGCAGGGTCTGGCGGGCTTGCCCGATCAGTGGCGCAACCGCGCAACACGCGGCGCTATGCCAGATTCCCCTGCCGATTCCACCAATGAAGGAGGCGCAGCATGA
- the urtD gene encoding urea ABC transporter ATP-binding protein UrtD → MKTQQDILHGRSLEDVAEAARAYEETHAPFDKRPMKMRARPPRHMMSKPDIALYMEKISVSFDGFKALNDLTFYVDKGELRCVIGPNGAGKTTMMDVITGKTRPDTGSAWFGRTCNLLQMDEVAIAQAGIGRKFQKPSVFEALSVLQNLELALAGDKRVWPTFRARLSADNKVFIEEVLHRIRLTELARLQAGKLSHGQKQWLEIGMLLMQKPQLLLLDEPVAGMTSEEMDRTIELLHDLEGEQSIMVVEHDMEFVRAIAHKVTVLHQGSVLAEGTMDEMQNHPAVVEAYLGEPLDAA, encoded by the coding sequence ATGAAGACCCAGCAGGATATTTTGCACGGGCGCAGCCTCGAGGATGTGGCAGAAGCCGCCCGCGCCTACGAAGAAACCCACGCCCCCTTTGACAAGCGCCCCATGAAGATGCGCGCCCGGCCCCCGCGCCACATGATGTCCAAGCCAGACATTGCGCTGTACATGGAAAAAATCAGCGTGAGTTTTGACGGCTTCAAGGCGCTCAACGATCTGACCTTCTATGTGGACAAGGGCGAGCTGCGCTGCGTCATCGGCCCCAACGGCGCGGGCAAGACCACCATGATGGACGTGATCACCGGCAAAACCCGGCCCGACACTGGCTCCGCATGGTTTGGCCGCACCTGCAATCTGCTGCAAATGGACGAAGTCGCCATCGCTCAGGCGGGTATTGGCCGCAAATTCCAGAAGCCCTCGGTGTTCGAGGCCCTGAGCGTGCTGCAGAATCTGGAGCTGGCGTTGGCTGGCGACAAGCGGGTATGGCCTACATTCCGCGCGCGGCTCTCTGCCGACAACAAGGTCTTTATCGAAGAAGTGCTGCACCGCATCCGTCTGACGGAACTGGCCCGTTTGCAGGCTGGCAAGCTCTCGCACGGGCAGAAGCAGTGGCTTGAAATCGGCATGCTGCTCATGCAGAAGCCACAGCTCTTGCTGCTGGACGAACCCGTGGCAGGCATGACGTCTGAAGAAATGGACCGCACCATTGAGCTGCTGCACGACCTTGAGGGCGAACAGAGCATCATGGTGGTGGAGCACGACATGGAATTTGTGCGGGCCATTGCCCACAAGGTCACGGTGCTGCATCAGGGCAGCGTGCTGGCCGAGGGCACCATGGACGAAATGCAGAACCATCCCGCCGTAGTGGAGGCCTATCTGGGCGAACCGCTGGACGCGGCCTAG
- the urtE gene encoding urea ABC transporter ATP-binding subunit UrtE — MLHITGLNQYYGESHILRDVNLEVKAGSCACLMGRNGVGKTTLLQCIMGVLPARSGHILLEGTDLLPLPVERRAALGIGYVPQGRQIFPLLSVRENMELSLPMRKDKAGAIPPFIFDFFPVLGEMMHRRGGDLSGGQQQQLAIARALTLEPRLLILDEPTEGIQPNIVRDIATTIRRLNEEMGLTVLLVEQKVPFARRMADTYMIMDRGHIVSQGGMHGLDDATVKAFLSV; from the coding sequence ATGCTGCATATTACAGGTCTCAATCAGTATTATGGCGAAAGCCACATCCTGCGTGACGTCAACCTTGAGGTAAAGGCCGGTTCCTGCGCCTGCCTCATGGGGCGCAACGGCGTGGGCAAAACCACATTGCTTCAATGTATCATGGGCGTGCTGCCCGCACGCTCCGGCCATATTCTCCTTGAAGGAACGGACTTGCTTCCTCTGCCTGTGGAGCGACGGGCGGCCCTGGGCATCGGTTATGTGCCACAGGGCCGCCAAATCTTCCCCCTGCTGAGTGTGCGTGAAAACATGGAGCTTTCCCTGCCCATGCGCAAGGACAAGGCCGGGGCCATTCCTCCCTTCATCTTTGACTTTTTCCCCGTGCTGGGCGAAATGATGCATCGGAGGGGCGGCGATCTTTCCGGCGGGCAGCAGCAACAGCTTGCCATTGCCCGGGCGCTCACGCTGGAGCCGCGCCTGCTCATTCTGGATGAGCCAACCGAGGGCATTCAGCCCAACATTGTGCGCGACATCGCCACAACCATTCGCAGACTCAACGAAGAAATGGGCCTCACAGTGCTGCTGGTGGAACAGAAAGTGCCTTTTGCCCGCCGCATGGCAGATACGTATATGATTATGGATCGCGGGCACATCGTTTCGCAGGGCGGCATGCACGGCCTGGACGATGCCACCGTCAAAGCCTTTTTGAGCGTCTGA
- a CDS encoding urease accessory protein UreD: protein MPANTANPAENLHGHCFTPDRRWNARMELDFAVRQGRTTLAKMQFSGPLRVQRPFYPEAAPANAPGPSHWRAQASQPCHCCLLHPPGGLVSGDDLSLAVRLAQGAHALLTAPSASKFYAADAHNVAQRQTTDLNVTGGMLEWLPRETIIYDGARAEMRTSVELDNASACIGWEMICLGRPAANECFTHGSVRQSLILTREGLPLLHEVLRFEGGDALQKCACGLGDQAVSATLFAVGRGADGGQDLAALEACCTTLQNMLSPNRDFDDAPDATPEDASGGSSPAAGDSSVQARPVPLSAHMGERAGATVRGGVLVVRYLGPDMEEARSLLLTAWNLLRPALTGCPPHMPRIWYGAF from the coding sequence ATGCCTGCCAACACCGCAAACCCTGCCGAGAATCTCCACGGTCACTGCTTTACGCCTGACCGCCGCTGGAACGCGCGCATGGAGCTGGATTTTGCGGTACGGCAGGGGCGCACCACACTGGCAAAAATGCAGTTCAGCGGGCCGTTGCGCGTGCAGCGGCCCTTCTATCCCGAAGCTGCGCCCGCCAATGCGCCCGGCCCGTCGCATTGGCGGGCGCAGGCGTCCCAGCCCTGCCATTGCTGCCTGCTGCACCCGCCTGGCGGCCTTGTGAGCGGCGACGATCTGAGCCTTGCCGTGCGGCTTGCGCAAGGCGCGCACGCCCTGCTCACCGCGCCTTCTGCCTCCAAATTCTACGCTGCGGACGCGCATAACGTCGCCCAGCGCCAGACCACAGACCTGAACGTTACGGGCGGCATGCTGGAATGGCTGCCGCGTGAAACCATCATCTATGACGGCGCGCGGGCCGAAATGCGCACATCGGTGGAGCTGGACAATGCCAGCGCCTGTATCGGCTGGGAAATGATCTGCCTTGGTCGCCCTGCCGCCAACGAATGCTTTACCCACGGCAGCGTGCGCCAAAGCCTCATCCTTACCCGAGAGGGCCTGCCCCTGCTGCATGAAGTGCTGCGCTTTGAAGGCGGCGATGCCCTGCAAAAATGCGCCTGCGGTCTGGGTGATCAGGCGGTATCCGCCACCCTTTTTGCCGTGGGACGCGGAGCGGATGGCGGGCAAGACCTTGCCGCGCTGGAAGCCTGCTGCACAACGCTGCAAAACATGCTTTCGCCCAACCGCGATTTTGATGATGCGCCAGATGCCACTCCTGAGGATGCATCTGGCGGGTCAAGCCCCGCTGCAGGCGATAGTTCCGTCCAGGCCAGGCCCGTTCCTTTGTCTGCCCACATGGGGGAACGGGCCGGAGCCACCGTGCGCGGCGGGGTGCTTGTGGTGCGCTATCTGGGGCCGGACATGGAAGAAGCGCGCAGCCTGTTGCTGACAGCCTGGAACCTGCTGCGACCCGCACTGACCGGCTGCCCGCCGCACATGCCACGCATCTGGTACGGAGCTTTTTAA
- the ureA gene encoding urease subunit gamma, protein MELLPREKDKLLLFTAGLLAERRKARGLKLNYPEAVAYISLAVLEGARDGQSVAELMGSCRNLLTREDVMDGVPEMVHEVQVEATFPDGTKLVTVHDPIL, encoded by the coding sequence ATGGAACTTCTGCCCAGAGAAAAAGACAAGCTGCTGCTTTTCACCGCCGGGCTGCTGGCAGAAAGGCGCAAGGCCCGCGGCCTCAAGCTCAATTACCCCGAGGCTGTGGCCTACATCAGTCTGGCCGTGCTTGAAGGCGCGCGCGACGGGCAAAGCGTGGCCGAACTTATGGGATCGTGCCGCAACCTGCTCACGCGCGAGGACGTCATGGACGGCGTCCCCGAGATGGTCCACGAAGTGCAGGTGGAGGCCACCTTTCCTGACGGCACCAAGCTTGTGACCGTGCACGACCCCATTCTGTAA
- a CDS encoding urease subunit beta, whose product MIPGEFHIAEGEITLNALSEGREVVLEVSNTGDRPIQVGSHYHFFEVNPALTFARESARGMRLDIPAGTAVRFEPGQKREVRLVPYAGARRVFGFRAQIMGALDAEAPREEKA is encoded by the coding sequence ATGATTCCCGGTGAATTTCATATCGCAGAGGGCGAAATAACCCTCAACGCCCTCTCGGAAGGGCGGGAAGTGGTGCTGGAAGTTTCCAATACCGGCGACAGGCCCATTCAGGTGGGCTCGCACTATCATTTTTTTGAAGTAAACCCGGCCCTGACCTTTGCCCGCGAATCCGCGCGCGGCATGCGGCTCGACATACCCGCCGGAACCGCCGTCCGCTTTGAGCCGGGGCAGAAACGCGAGGTGCGCCTTGTGCCCTACGCCGGGGCACGGCGCGTGTTTGGTTTTCGCGCCCAGATCATGGGGGCGCTTGATGCCGAAGCCCCCAGGGAGGAAAAAGCATGA